The proteins below are encoded in one region of Prevotella melaninogenica ATCC 25845:
- a CDS encoding ATP-binding protein, which yields MNFSEVIGQEAVKERLIQMVKEDRLPHALLFCGPQGAGKMALAMAFASYLLAGDEAEEATSSTVSNARAMLRNWEHPDLHFSYPTIKLPSMSGEHQPVSADFAKEWHGLIMQGTYFTMNQWMNQMGATTQQAIITGAESDELSRVLALKSSQGGYKVSIIWLPERMNLTSANKLLKLLEEPPQGTIFLMVCEEPEKLLETIISRTQRIDVKRINDEAIEQALINKRGIDTDAAHRIARIANGSWLKALEAMDTGNENREFHNMFQMLMRLCYLRNVKDLKRWSEVVAGYGREKERRMLTYFQQQVRENFMFNFQTPELNYMTLEEENFAKNFARFINEANVIEINELFQRANRDIGQNANAKIVFYDMALKLIVLLLKK from the coding sequence ATGAACTTTTCAGAAGTTATAGGACAAGAAGCAGTTAAGGAACGGCTTATTCAGATGGTTAAAGAAGACCGTCTGCCCCATGCCTTGCTTTTCTGCGGACCACAAGGGGCGGGTAAGATGGCACTTGCAATGGCTTTTGCCAGCTATTTGCTTGCTGGTGACGAAGCTGAGGAAGCTACGTCATCAACCGTATCAAATGCTCGTGCCATGCTTCGAAACTGGGAACATCCTGACCTTCACTTCTCTTATCCTACCATCAAACTACCGAGCATGAGTGGTGAACACCAACCTGTAAGTGCAGACTTTGCGAAGGAATGGCACGGACTCATCATGCAAGGGACTTACTTCACCATGAATCAATGGATGAATCAGATGGGGGCTACCACACAGCAGGCTATCATCACGGGTGCTGAGAGCGACGAACTGTCACGCGTTTTGGCGTTGAAATCAAGTCAGGGGGGCTATAAGGTGTCTATCATCTGGCTGCCAGAACGAATGAATCTCACCTCAGCCAATAAGCTATTGAAGCTATTAGAGGAGCCACCACAGGGCACTATCTTCCTCATGGTATGCGAAGAACCAGAGAAACTTCTCGAAACTATCATCAGCCGTACACAGCGTATTGATGTGAAACGCATCAACGATGAGGCGATTGAACAAGCACTCATCAACAAAAGGGGGATTGATACTGATGCGGCACACCGCATTGCTCGTATCGCAAATGGTAGTTGGCTGAAAGCATTGGAAGCAATGGATACGGGTAATGAAAACCGTGAATTCCACAACATGTTCCAAATGCTTATGCGCCTATGTTACCTTCGTAACGTCAAAGACCTCAAACGTTGGAGCGAGGTTGTAGCAGGATATGGACGTGAGAAAGAGCGTCGTATGCTTACTTACTTCCAACAGCAAGTGCGCGAGAACTTCATGTTTAACTTCCAAACGCCCGAACTCAACTACATGACTTTGGAGGAAGAGAACTTCGCTAAGAACTTCGCACGATTCATCAACGAGGCAAACGTCATTGAAATCAACGAACTCTTCCAGCGTGCTAATCGTG
- a CDS encoding methylenetetrahydrofolate reductase has translation MGNNITDIKQLLNDETDEKHFSFEVLPPLKGNGTASLFRNIDQLKEFNPSFINITTHHSEFVYHEREDGLLERQSIRRRPGTVAIAAAIQQRYGIPVIPHVICSGATKEDIEYELLDLQFLGIENLMLLRGDKAREDRFFTPTEGGHSHTTELIEQVNSFNEGIFTDGSTMKHPGKPFVYGVACYPEKHEEAPNLEQDLRYLKMKQDLGATFAVTQLFYDNEKFYNFVDQARKMGVTIPIIPGIKPFAKLSQLNVVPKTFHCDIPEELAGLALLCKSDEEARLLGIEWAVRQVKDLYAHGFNNVHFYTVSAVSSVHEVMKRLVETGLLKQNSK, from the coding sequence ATGGGCAACAACATAACAGATATAAAGCAATTACTGAATGATGAGACCGACGAGAAACATTTCTCGTTTGAGGTTCTTCCCCCTTTGAAGGGTAATGGAACAGCGTCTCTTTTCCGCAATATTGATCAGCTCAAGGAGTTTAATCCGAGCTTCATAAACATAACCACTCACCATAGTGAGTTCGTATATCACGAGCGCGAAGACGGACTATTGGAACGCCAGAGTATACGTCGTCGACCTGGAACGGTAGCCATTGCAGCTGCTATCCAGCAAAGGTATGGCATTCCTGTCATTCCTCATGTGATATGCTCGGGTGCAACGAAAGAAGATATTGAGTACGAATTACTCGATTTACAGTTTCTTGGTATAGAGAACTTGATGCTTCTGCGTGGCGATAAAGCGCGCGAAGACCGATTCTTTACACCGACAGAAGGCGGTCATAGTCATACGACAGAACTGATTGAACAAGTAAACAGTTTCAACGAAGGTATATTCACTGATGGGTCTACAATGAAGCACCCAGGTAAGCCTTTCGTGTATGGTGTGGCATGTTATCCAGAGAAACATGAGGAAGCACCTAACCTTGAACAGGACCTACGTTACCTCAAGATGAAGCAGGATCTTGGTGCAACATTTGCCGTTACACAGCTTTTCTACGACAATGAGAAGTTCTATAACTTCGTTGATCAGGCTCGTAAGATGGGCGTTACCATTCCCATCATACCAGGAATTAAGCCTTTTGCAAAGCTATCCCAGCTGAATGTCGTTCCAAAGACATTCCATTGTGACATCCCAGAAGAGCTTGCTGGATTAGCTTTACTGTGTAAGTCGGACGAGGAGGCACGCCTGTTAGGTATTGAGTGGGCTGTTAGACAGGTGAAAGACCTTTATGCACATGGTTTCAACAACGTACATTTCTATACCGTTTCGGCGGTGAGCAGTGTGCACGAGGTAATGAAACGGTTGGTAGAAACTGGTCTTCTGAAACAGAACAGCAAATAA
- a CDS encoding glycoside hydrolase 5 family protein: MAIIALAMAVNMMAGDFVKVKNGRFVRGGKPYYYVGTNFWYGPILGSEGPGGDRVRLRRELDEMQRLGIDNLRILVGADGLPGVEDKIEPVLQSRPGVYNDSILAGLDYLLTEMSKRKMVAVLYLTNSWEWSGGYGAYLEWADEGPALIPRRDGYGAYTKFASKFAANQKAHLMFYEHIRFILSRTNRYSGIKYVDDPTIMSWQICNEPRAFSKEALPEFEKWLSEATALVRSLDQNHLISLGSEGVFGCERDYGCFERICADKNVDYCNIHIWPYNWQWARKTHLKEDLKASFKQTQEYIDNHLAICKRLNKPLVLEEFGYPRDGFSFSLKSTTKARDAYYKYVMEAVAENAANGGLLVGCNFWGWGGYGKPRHERWQAGDDFTCDPAHEPQGFYSVFASDKSTQKIIQKQTKRMSEIK, encoded by the coding sequence ATGGCAATTATTGCCTTGGCAATGGCTGTGAATATGATGGCCGGTGACTTTGTGAAAGTAAAGAACGGACGCTTTGTTCGTGGTGGAAAACCCTACTATTATGTGGGAACAAACTTCTGGTATGGACCTATACTTGGCTCTGAAGGACCAGGAGGAGACCGTGTGCGTCTTCGTCGCGAACTCGATGAGATGCAGCGTTTGGGTATTGATAACCTCCGTATTTTGGTTGGTGCAGATGGTTTGCCCGGTGTTGAGGATAAGATAGAGCCTGTTTTACAGTCTCGTCCGGGTGTATATAACGATTCTATTCTTGCAGGATTAGACTATCTTTTAACTGAGATGAGCAAGCGAAAGATGGTTGCTGTACTTTATCTTACCAACTCTTGGGAATGGAGTGGGGGCTATGGTGCTTATTTGGAGTGGGCTGATGAGGGACCTGCTTTGATTCCACGTAGAGACGGCTATGGCGCTTATACAAAGTTTGCCAGCAAGTTTGCGGCTAATCAGAAGGCACATTTAATGTTCTATGAGCATATTCGCTTCATCCTTAGTCGTACCAACCGATACTCTGGTATCAAGTATGTTGATGACCCTACCATCATGTCTTGGCAGATTTGTAACGAGCCTCGTGCCTTTTCAAAGGAAGCTTTGCCAGAGTTTGAGAAGTGGCTTTCAGAGGCAACAGCACTCGTTCGCAGTCTTGATCAGAACCATCTGATAAGCCTTGGAAGTGAAGGTGTCTTCGGTTGTGAGCGTGATTATGGCTGCTTTGAGCGTATCTGTGCAGATAAGAATGTGGACTATTGCAATATTCACATTTGGCCATACAACTGGCAATGGGCAAGAAAGACACATCTAAAAGAGGACCTTAAGGCAAGTTTTAAGCAGACACAAGAATATATCGACAACCATCTTGCCATCTGCAAGCGTCTTAATAAGCCACTTGTTCTTGAAGAGTTCGGTTATCCTCGTGATGGTTTCTCATTCTCATTGAAGAGTACAACAAAGGCTCGCGACGCTTATTACAAGTATGTTATGGAAGCTGTTGCAGAGAACGCAGCGAACGGTGGACTTCTTGTTGGTTGTAACTTCTGGGGTTGGGGTGGTTATGGAAAACCTCGTCATGAGCGTTGGCAGGCAGGAGACGACTTCACCTGCGATCCTGCACACGAGCCACAAGGATTCTACAGTGTGTTTGCATCAGACAAATCAACACAAAAGATAATCCAGAAACAGACAAAGCGAATGTCTGAAATTAAGTAA
- a CDS encoding type I phosphomannose isomerase catalytic subunit, producing the protein MEMFKFNPLLKSILWGGEKIVPFKHLTSDQKQVGESWEISGVKDNESVVSNGEYKGWTLNKLVETLKDKLVGKENYERFGNEFPLLVKFIDAREQLSIQVHPTDEQAQAQGLGRGKTEMWYVMDSDADASLRSGLKQQITPEQYKEMVENDTITEALSEYPVKEGDVFFLPAGRIHSIGAGCFLAEIQETSDVTYRIYDFKRQDAAGNYRQLHTKEAAECIDYTVYPDYRTQYEARQNEPVELVSCPYFTTSVYDLTEPMTLDYSDLDSFVIFVGLKGEGEITDAEGNTISFRAGESVLLPATATTVKVSGTVKFLESYV; encoded by the coding sequence ATGGAAATGTTTAAGTTTAATCCTCTTTTAAAGTCTATCCTTTGGGGTGGAGAAAAGATAGTACCTTTCAAGCATTTGACTTCTGATCAGAAGCAGGTGGGCGAAAGCTGGGAAATTTCAGGTGTTAAGGACAACGAGAGTGTTGTCTCTAATGGCGAATATAAAGGCTGGACACTGAACAAACTTGTTGAGACTTTGAAGGATAAACTGGTGGGTAAGGAGAACTATGAACGCTTTGGCAATGAGTTCCCTCTGCTTGTTAAGTTCATTGATGCACGCGAGCAGCTTTCTATTCAGGTTCATCCAACGGACGAGCAGGCACAAGCACAGGGCTTGGGTCGTGGTAAGACAGAGATGTGGTATGTGATGGACAGTGATGCTGATGCCTCTCTCCGCAGCGGTTTGAAGCAGCAGATTACACCAGAACAATACAAGGAAATGGTTGAAAATGATACCATTACTGAGGCTTTGTCTGAATATCCAGTAAAGGAAGGCGATGTATTCTTCTTGCCAGCAGGTCGTATTCACTCTATCGGTGCAGGCTGTTTCTTGGCAGAGATTCAGGAGACAAGCGACGTAACCTACCGTATCTATGACTTCAAGCGTCAGGATGCAGCGGGCAATTATCGCCAGTTACATACCAAGGAAGCAGCTGAGTGCATCGATTATACCGTCTATCCAGACTATCGCACACAGTATGAAGCACGTCAGAATGAGCCTGTAGAACTCGTTAGCTGTCCTTACTTCACCACTTCTGTCTATGACCTTACAGAGCCAATGACACTCGATTATAGTGATTTGGACTCTTTTGTAATCTTCGTTGGACTCAAGGGTGAGGGTGAAATTACTGATGCTGAAGGCAATACTATTTCTTTCCGTGCAGGTGAGAGTGTACTCCTTCCAGCTACAGCAACCACTGTGAAGGTTTCAGGAACAGTTAAGTTCTTGGAGTCTTACGTATAA
- a CDS encoding AI-2E family transporter, with amino-acid sequence MRQTITFDKFIRWALIALAVLAVGFIINALSEVLLPFFIAWLIAYLLYPIVKFVQYKLHIPGRALSIIITFILVAALFTAIFMFIVPPMINQVDKFMTIVNRYLHETTHTNDIATMIQKWIRENQTEIERFLKSSDFTNTIKTAMPKLFSVIGQTASILISIIASCITLLYTFFILLDYEVLTNNWIKIFPKNVRPFWAGLAEDAERELNNYIRGQGLVSLCMGILFCIGFTIIDFPMAIGMGILIGILNLVPYLHTFALIPTAFLALLKAADTGQNFWIIFASALIVFAVVQLLMDMVITPKVMGKAMGLNPAILLLSLSVWGALLGFIGLIIALPLTTLIIAYWQRYVTKEGDGVQVENIPAIAEEKKEDKE; translated from the coding sequence ATGAGACAAACAATTACTTTTGATAAGTTCATACGCTGGGCATTGATAGCACTTGCCGTTTTAGCAGTTGGATTTATCATCAATGCACTATCTGAGGTTCTTTTACCATTCTTTATAGCATGGCTAATAGCCTACCTCCTCTATCCTATCGTGAAGTTTGTACAATATAAACTCCACATTCCAGGCAGAGCTTTGAGCATAATCATCACCTTTATATTGGTTGCAGCACTCTTTACTGCCATCTTCATGTTCATCGTTCCACCAATGATCAATCAGGTTGATAAGTTTATGACGATTGTCAATCGCTATCTACATGAGACGACACATACCAATGACATAGCGACAATGATACAGAAATGGATTAGGGAGAATCAGACAGAAATAGAAAGATTCTTAAAAAGTTCAGACTTCACAAACACGATTAAGACCGCTATGCCGAAGTTATTCTCTGTAATAGGTCAGACGGCAAGTATCCTGATTTCTATCATTGCATCATGTATCACTCTACTCTATACCTTCTTTATCCTGCTTGATTATGAGGTGTTGACTAACAATTGGATTAAGATATTCCCAAAGAACGTACGTCCTTTCTGGGCTGGATTGGCAGAAGATGCTGAGCGAGAATTGAATAATTACATACGTGGACAGGGATTAGTTTCACTCTGTATGGGTATACTCTTCTGCATTGGCTTTACCATTATTGATTTCCCAATGGCTATCGGTATGGGAATCCTTATTGGTATTCTTAACCTCGTCCCTTATCTTCACACCTTTGCACTTATCCCAACAGCTTTCCTTGCATTGCTCAAAGCTGCTGATACAGGACAGAATTTCTGGATTATCTTTGCCTCTGCACTAATTGTTTTTGCGGTTGTACAGCTGCTAATGGATATGGTGATAACACCAAAGGTCATGGGTAAAGCAATGGGTCTCAACCCAGCTATTCTACTCCTCTCTCTCTCTGTTTGGGGTGCACTCTTGGGCTTTATCGGACTTATCATAGCCCTACCACTCACTACTCTTATCATTGCTTACTGGCAAAGATATGTCACCAAAGAGGGTGATGGGGTTCAGGTAGAAAACATACCGGCTATTGCTGAGGAAAAGAAAGAAGATAAAGAATAA
- a CDS encoding thymidine kinase — protein sequence MTKIDNHNGERRRQGRIEVICGSMFSGKTEELIRRMKRAKFAKQRVEIFKPSIDTRYSDEDVVSHDQNSIHSTPIDSSGNILLLASDIDVVGIDEAQFLDEGLTDICNKLANNGVRVIVAGLDMDFKGIPFGPIPALCAIADEVTKVHAICVKCGALAYVSHRLIADDRRVMLGEQQEYEPLCRDCYKKATQDEANKNV from the coding sequence ATGACAAAGATAGACAACCATAACGGTGAAAGACGTCGTCAAGGACGCATTGAAGTGATTTGTGGAAGTATGTTCTCTGGTAAAACCGAAGAACTCATCCGTCGTATGAAACGTGCAAAGTTCGCAAAACAGAGGGTTGAGATTTTCAAACCTTCTATTGACACACGCTATTCAGACGAGGATGTAGTCAGTCATGACCAGAACAGCATCCATTCTACACCTATCGACTCTTCTGGCAACATTCTTCTTCTTGCCTCAGACATTGATGTCGTGGGTATTGACGAGGCACAATTCTTAGACGAGGGACTCACTGATATCTGCAATAAGTTGGCAAATAACGGTGTACGTGTCATCGTTGCAGGACTCGACATGGACTTTAAGGGTATTCCTTTCGGTCCTATCCCAGCTCTTTGTGCTATTGCAGACGAGGTAACAAAGGTACACGCAATCTGTGTGAAGTGTGGCGCGTTGGCATACGTTAGCCACCGTCTCATTGCTGACGACCGTCGTGTTATGCTCGGAGAGCAGCAGGAATATGAGCCTCTATGCCGTGACTGCTACAAGAAGGCAACACAGGATGAAGCAAACAAAAACGTTTAA
- the rsmI gene encoding 16S rRNA (cytidine(1402)-2'-O)-methyltransferase — protein MGTLYLVPTPVGNMEDMTLRAIRILKEADLVLCEDTRTSGILLKHFEIKNRLMSHHKFNEHASSAGIVNRLKAGETVALISDAGTPGISDPGFFLAREAAANGITVQTLPGATAFVPALVSSGLPCDRFCFEGFLPQKKGRKTHLESLAEETRTMIFYESPYRVVKTLEQFAEVFGAERQVSCCREISKLHEESVRGTLDEVIAHFKETEPRGEFVIVVAGKEKVKSSERKKQTDKINNV, from the coding sequence ATGGGAACATTATATCTCGTACCGACACCAGTTGGAAACATGGAGGATATGACCCTCCGTGCTATCAGAATCCTGAAGGAGGCTGATTTAGTTTTGTGTGAGGATACTCGTACATCGGGTATCTTGTTGAAACATTTTGAGATTAAGAATCGTCTTATGTCTCATCATAAATTCAATGAACATGCAAGTTCTGCTGGTATAGTCAATAGATTAAAAGCTGGTGAGACGGTTGCACTGATCTCAGATGCGGGAACTCCGGGTATTAGTGACCCAGGATTCTTCCTCGCTCGTGAGGCTGCAGCCAATGGAATAACTGTTCAGACGCTTCCGGGAGCTACCGCTTTCGTACCAGCATTGGTGTCAAGTGGCTTGCCTTGTGACCGTTTCTGCTTCGAAGGATTCCTCCCTCAGAAGAAGGGACGTAAGACTCATTTAGAGAGTTTGGCTGAAGAAACGCGTACAATGATATTCTATGAGTCACCTTATAGAGTTGTGAAGACCTTGGAACAGTTTGCTGAGGTGTTTGGAGCAGAGCGACAAGTAAGTTGTTGTCGTGAGATTTCAAAGCTGCATGAAGAGAGCGTTCGAGGTACATTGGATGAAGTAATAGCCCACTTCAAAGAGACAGAACCACGTGGTGAGTTTGTCATTGTAGTGGCAGGAAAAGAAAAAGTAAAGTCTTCTGAAAGGAAGAAACAAACGGATAAAATAAATAATGTATGA
- a CDS encoding RNA polymerase sigma factor: MTREQFVEQVGREQAHLRRFLTALCCGNGAEADDIAQEALIKAYLRSSQYDERGQFSAWLMKITYRVFIDSRRKQKHQQELPLEKAITLQGNSKSDDAFRYQELHSALATLSETMRTSILLYYMQGYQIKEIAEITENSEDAIKKQLSRGRQELKHILER; encoded by the coding sequence ATGACAAGAGAACAATTCGTCGAACAGGTCGGTCGGGAACAGGCACATCTACGCCGGTTCCTGACGGCTTTATGCTGCGGCAATGGTGCTGAAGCTGACGATATTGCTCAAGAGGCTCTCATCAAAGCCTACCTTCGCAGTAGTCAATATGACGAACGTGGACAGTTCTCGGCTTGGCTAATGAAAATTACTTATCGTGTCTTCATAGATTCTCGTCGCAAACAGAAACACCAGCAGGAACTACCCCTTGAAAAGGCTATCACGCTCCAAGGAAACAGTAAGAGTGATGATGCCTTCCGCTATCAAGAACTACACAGTGCTTTGGCAACGCTCTCGGAGACAATGCGCACAAGTATCCTGCTTTATTATATGCAGGGTTATCAGATAAAAGAGATTGCAGAGATAACCGAAAACAGTGAGGATGCGATTAAGAAACAACTCTCACGTGGACGGCAAGAACTTAAACATATTTTGGAAAGATGA
- a CDS encoding nucleoside deaminase, which yields MSTEEQSKKDLYFMQRALAEAEAAYKEGEIPIGAVVVCRDRIIARAHNLTETLNDVTAHAEMQAITMAANELGGKYLQDCTLYVTVEPCIMCAGAIGWAQLQRIVYGCPDEKRGYHEYAPKAFHPKANVTYGVMEEECRALMQRFFQERR from the coding sequence ATGAGTACAGAAGAACAAAGCAAGAAAGACCTATACTTTATGCAGCGTGCATTAGCTGAAGCCGAAGCGGCTTATAAAGAAGGTGAAATCCCTATTGGTGCTGTTGTGGTGTGTCGCGACCGTATCATCGCTCGTGCCCATAACCTGACAGAGACGCTCAATGACGTCACTGCGCATGCTGAAATGCAAGCAATAACCATGGCTGCCAACGAGTTAGGGGGTAAGTACCTACAGGATTGTACGCTATATGTGACTGTTGAACCTTGCATCATGTGTGCTGGTGCTATAGGCTGGGCACAACTCCAACGCATTGTCTACGGTTGTCCCGATGAAAAACGAGGCTATCACGAGTATGCACCCAAAGCCTTTCACCCAAAAGCTAATGTTACTTACGGTGTGATGGAAGAAGAATGTCGTGCCTTGATGCAGCGATTCTTTCAAGAGAGAAGGTAG
- a CDS encoding YraN family protein → MAYHNELGKWGEDVAVSYLQQLGYVILHRDWDYHHRDLDIVAIDNGTLVIVEVKTRKNEQFADADEAVTVQKVRSLSIAANAYVKRYNINLDIRFDIITVVGQPTGTNEVRHVKDAFLPFI, encoded by the coding sequence ATGGCATACCATAACGAATTAGGTAAATGGGGAGAGGATGTGGCGGTAAGCTATCTCCAACAGTTGGGTTATGTCATTCTTCATCGTGATTGGGATTATCATCATCGAGACTTAGATATTGTTGCAATAGATAATGGTACGCTGGTTATCGTTGAGGTAAAGACCCGAAAGAATGAGCAGTTTGCTGATGCTGATGAGGCTGTCACCGTGCAGAAAGTGCGTTCGCTCTCGATAGCTGCCAATGCATATGTCAAGCGATATAATATCAATTTGGATATCCGCTTTGATATAATCACTGTCGTAGGGCAGCCAACAGGAACCAATGAAGTGCGCCACGTGAAGGATGCCTTTCTTCCATTCATATAA
- a CDS encoding biotin--[acetyl-CoA-carboxylase] ligase, with protein MKIIDAVLGFFKPTVVEKEREVKVVRLDAVDSTNAYLRTYTPAEDEPMTVVVADYQTAGKGQGTNTWESEAGKNLLFSVLVHPTMLPVRSQFLLSEAGALALKEALADYVKEDIRLKWPNDIYWKDKKLSGTLIETKLASGRIKDCVFGVGLNVNQEAFHSDAPNPVSLCQILGHEVDKEELLNKIIKKFSELYRLLEMGGYNDISAMYHEALYRRGGFHKFRDADGEFEGAIVEVEDDGHLILRDSNGMIREYQFKEVEFII; from the coding sequence ATGAAGATAATAGATGCCGTATTAGGCTTTTTCAAGCCAACAGTAGTAGAGAAAGAAAGAGAGGTGAAAGTCGTAAGATTGGATGCTGTCGATAGTACAAATGCCTACCTTCGCACTTACACACCTGCTGAAGATGAGCCAATGACAGTCGTTGTTGCCGATTATCAGACTGCAGGAAAAGGGCAGGGGACGAACACTTGGGAGAGTGAAGCTGGTAAGAACCTGTTGTTCTCGGTACTTGTACACCCGACGATGCTGCCTGTTCGTAGTCAGTTCCTACTCTCTGAAGCTGGTGCTTTGGCGCTGAAAGAAGCTTTAGCAGACTATGTGAAAGAGGATATCCGCCTGAAATGGCCCAATGACATCTATTGGAAAGATAAGAAACTGAGCGGAACACTGATTGAAACAAAACTTGCTTCGGGACGTATAAAAGACTGTGTCTTCGGTGTGGGACTGAATGTAAATCAGGAAGCGTTCCATAGTGATGCTCCTAACCCTGTTTCTCTTTGTCAGATTTTAGGGCATGAGGTTGATAAAGAAGAACTGTTGAATAAGATTATCAAGAAGTTCTCAGAACTCTATCGGCTGTTAGAGATGGGCGGATATAATGATATCAGTGCAATGTATCACGAAGCCTTGTATCGTCGTGGAGGTTTTCATAAGTTCCGTGATGCTGATGGTGAGTTTGAAGGCGCTATCGTTGAAGTAGAAGATGATGGGCATCTCATTCTTCGTGATAGCAATGGCATGATTCGTGAATATCAATTTAAAGAAGTAGAATTTATTATATAA
- the pyrH gene encoding UMP kinase, whose product MARFKRILLKLSGESLMGKQGFGIDPERLSDYAKQIKEVHEMGVQIGIVIGGGNIFRGLSGSQKGFDRVKGDQMGMCATVINSLALSSALEAAGVKAKVLTAIRMEPIGEFYSKWKAIEAMEAGYVCVFSAGTGCPYFTTDTGSSLRGIEIEADVMLKGTRVDGIYTADPEKDPTATKFSEITYDEIYNKGLKVMDLTATTMCKENDLPIYVFNMDVVGNLKKVMDGEDIGTLVHN is encoded by the coding sequence ATGGCAAGATTTAAAAGAATACTCTTGAAACTTTCGGGTGAGAGTTTGATGGGAAAACAGGGCTTCGGTATCGACCCTGAGCGTCTTAGCGATTATGCTAAGCAGATTAAGGAAGTACATGAAATGGGTGTACAGATTGGTATCGTAATCGGTGGTGGTAACATCTTCCGTGGTTTGAGCGGTAGCCAGAAAGGCTTTGATCGTGTGAAAGGCGACCAGATGGGTATGTGTGCTACCGTTATCAACTCTCTTGCTCTTAGTTCAGCACTTGAGGCTGCCGGTGTGAAAGCTAAGGTCTTGACCGCTATTCGTATGGAACCAATCGGCGAGTTCTATAGTAAGTGGAAGGCTATCGAGGCTATGGAGGCAGGATATGTTTGTGTCTTCTCAGCTGGTACTGGTTGTCCTTACTTTACAACGGACACTGGTTCAAGCCTACGTGGTATTGAGATTGAGGCAGACGTAATGCTTAAGGGTACACGTGTAGATGGCATCTATACTGCCGATCCAGAGAAAGACCCAACAGCAACAAAGTTCTCTGAAATCACATATGATGAGATTTATAATAAGGGTCTTAAGGTAATGGATCTCACGGCAACGACCATGTGTAAAGAAAACGACCTACCTATTTATGTCTTCAATATGGACGTTGTCGGTAATCTGAAGAAGGTTATGGACGGTGAAGATATAGGTACGTTGGTGCATAATTAA